The following coding sequences lie in one Deinococcus sp. AJ005 genomic window:
- a CDS encoding type II toxin-antitoxin system HigB family toxin — translation MNVITSATLRRVQDEYPDAADALEDWHTIVRRTTFGTFADIRDTFATASWVGPDYVIFNIRGNHYRLITRVNFPYQSFFLKHFLTHADYDHWQP, via the coding sequence ATGAATGTCATCACCTCCGCCACCCTCCGCCGCGTTCAGGACGAGTATCCAGACGCCGCCGACGCGCTGGAAGACTGGCACACCATCGTCCGCCGGACCACCTTCGGCACCTTTGCCGACATCCGGGACACCTTCGCCACGGCGAGCTGGGTGGGGCCGGACTACGTGATCTTCAATATTCGGGGCAACCACTACCGCCTCATCACCCGCGTGAATTTCCCCTACCAGAGCTTTTTCCTCAAGCACTTCCTGACGCACGCCGACTATGACCACTGGCAGCCCTGA
- a CDS encoding tol-pal system YbgF family protein has protein sequence MDQIARAWASFEADDYRSAEAGFRSILNTPGIDKAQQEQAQFGLGYALAFLGQYGEAREMFGQLYHHAGLRGEWVAEHRALHQVGMVERMAENWEAAQTCFERERQLIEQHGSPDLAVSVNAYELGLVALHLGQADVSRLWFSTCLTHAERTDDLIAVACAYRGLGDWFQHQGELVAASDVWEKALLIFQEADNPKAVREVQERQAALGGLGVR, from the coding sequence ATGGACCAGATCGCGCGAGCGTGGGCAAGCTTTGAGGCTGATGACTACCGCTCGGCAGAAGCTGGGTTTCGTAGCATTCTGAACACGCCGGGAATAGACAAGGCACAGCAAGAGCAAGCCCAATTCGGACTGGGATATGCCCTCGCTTTTTTAGGCCAGTACGGTGAAGCTCGGGAGATGTTCGGGCAGCTTTATCACCACGCGGGCCTGCGGGGAGAATGGGTGGCTGAACACCGTGCGCTTCACCAAGTAGGCATGGTGGAGCGTATGGCCGAGAATTGGGAGGCAGCTCAGACCTGTTTTGAGCGGGAGCGACAGTTGATCGAGCAGCACGGCAGTCCTGATCTGGCGGTGTCCGTCAACGCCTACGAACTCGGTCTGGTTGCACTTCATCTCGGCCAGGCTGACGTGTCGCGGCTGTGGTTTTCCACCTGCCTGACCCACGCGGAACGCACTGACGATTTGATCGCTGTGGCCTGTGCCTACCGTGGCCTGGGTGACTGGTTTCAACATCAGGGCGAACTCGTTGCCGCCTCGGATGTTTGGGAGAAAGCGCTTCTGATCTTCCAGGAGGCGGACAACCCGAAGGCTGTCCGCGAGGTGCAAGAGCGCCAAGCCGCTTTGGGTGGACTTGGCGTCCGGTAA
- a CDS encoding permease prefix domain 1-containing protein, producing MKQTEQYVRQATRGLWGKARRELKTELEGHIAERCQEFRLAGLSAAEAERQTLRELGAPAQVSGGMLDVHTFPALGKAGVLSALLATAIFSALPQGLAQVQSIYSRSENYGASSYLDFQQLKEAVQKAGGELSGPADSATVTIPGAPRPSYPLNTAQAPSATLTQDGKTYLNLGTFLGGLFNTGADINVGGWNNPTIQAGQARITLETQDWRVLNDLYMRLIRSSGPQLNAGAILSRLEPIGDTGEVAFTGTFAPDGVYALIMPVFGEWFSQTAGGEQLDSGSIVLKTNINQAKAGQLDFRIDNGVQNFKLASSVDEFQLALDPYRDTTKLRQWDAQHPAPVLLLKLSGKFGPDAYTVVSPASVKKQP from the coding sequence ATGAAACAGACGGAACAGTACGTCAGGCAGGCCACGCGCGGGCTGTGGGGCAAGGCGCGGCGCGAGTTGAAGACGGAGCTGGAAGGCCACATTGCCGAGCGCTGCCAGGAATTCCGTTTGGCGGGCCTGAGCGCCGCCGAAGCCGAACGCCAGACCCTGCGCGAACTGGGCGCACCCGCGCAGGTCAGCGGCGGGATGCTGGACGTGCATACGTTTCCGGCACTGGGCAAGGCGGGCGTGTTGAGTGCGCTGCTGGCCACCGCCATCTTCTCCGCGCTGCCGCAGGGGCTTGCGCAGGTGCAGAGCATTTACAGTCGGTCGGAAAACTACGGAGCGTCCAGCTATCTGGATTTCCAGCAGTTGAAAGAAGCCGTTCAGAAAGCAGGAGGTGAGCTGAGCGGCCCGGCAGACAGCGCCACAGTCACCATTCCTGGTGCTCCCAGGCCCAGCTACCCGCTCAATACAGCTCAGGCACCGAGCGCCACCCTGACGCAGGATGGAAAGACGTACCTCAATCTGGGGACCTTCCTCGGCGGCCTGTTCAATACAGGTGCAGATATCAACGTGGGCGGTTGGAACAATCCCACCATTCAGGCTGGGCAAGCCCGCATCACCCTGGAAACGCAGGATTGGCGGGTTCTCAATGACCTGTACATGCGGCTAATCAGGTCATCAGGACCACAGCTCAATGCCGGAGCAATCCTAAGCCGTCTGGAACCCATCGGCGACACGGGCGAGGTGGCCTTTACGGGCACATTTGCACCAGACGGTGTTTACGCTCTCATCATGCCCGTCTTCGGCGAATGGTTCTCCCAAACAGCGGGCGGTGAGCAGTTGGACAGCGGTAGCATCGTCTTAAAGACCAACATCAATCAGGCCAAAGCGGGGCAGCTTGACTTCCGTATCGACAACGGCGTGCAGAACTTCAAGCTCGCCAGCAGCGTCGATGAGTTCCAACTTGCCCTTGATCCCTACCGCGACACCACAAAGTTGCGTCAGTGGGACGCCCAGCACCCCGCACCTGTTCTTCTGCTTAAGCTCAGCGGAAAATTCGGGCCGGATGCCTACACCGTCGTTTCGCCCGCATCGGTGAAAAAGCAGCCCTGA
- a CDS encoding MBL fold metallo-hydrolase — MSDLHFLGLGGTDEVGASSYLYRLAEGNLLIDAGARPGSIGDVALPQLGLLAEHPPAAMVLTHAHLDHVGALPVVIRRFPKLAIYCTEATARIATLVLGDTLKVTTMQGQPLFSAGEMKRTLERLRPVPYFTRINDHGFAFTLFPSGHLLGAASVLMESGGRAVFHTGDVSNISTPVVDAAWLPAAVTPVDAVVSESTYGDTLLPSRKEQVRAFVTAIGETLRGGGRVLIPSFALGRAQEITQILQTAMMSGLLPSVPIHLDGLTRGITEAYEDMLPLLPEALQNRSKVSKQRPFLTGTVNLVKDRRERDGILASERPAVVIASSGMLHAGASPQYARAWLPHAENALFVVGYQDAESPGRRLLELQQGGEVMLPAQNGGKGGGGFEPVSAYSRVERFYLSAHADRGGLLGMIARYAPGKVILTHGELRARSNLAGYLNSKHDVGLPEAGELVPLKDSGKRRGSFMNTAPKKLEAMKERHARTTVKVRYDPETHEVRIALPDTLDGALFGEGDYTLEVLRGKTSRVKLREHDAEALEGQRQAEEDRAAEETVA, encoded by the coding sequence ATGAGTGACCTGCATTTCCTGGGCTTGGGCGGCACCGATGAGGTGGGGGCCAGCAGCTACCTCTATCGCCTCGCCGAGGGCAACCTGCTGATCGACGCCGGAGCGCGGCCTGGGTCCATCGGAGACGTCGCACTGCCCCAGCTCGGGTTGCTCGCTGAGCATCCGCCCGCCGCGATGGTGCTGACCCACGCCCACCTGGACCACGTCGGCGCACTGCCGGTGGTCATCCGGCGGTTCCCCAAGCTGGCCATCTACTGCACCGAGGCCACCGCCCGCATCGCCACCCTGGTTCTGGGCGACACCCTCAAAGTCACCACCATGCAAGGCCAGCCGCTGTTCAGTGCGGGCGAGATGAAGCGCACCCTCGAACGCCTGCGGCCCGTGCCGTACTTCACGCGCATCAATGATCACGGCTTCGCCTTCACCCTCTTTCCCAGTGGCCATCTCCTGGGGGCGGCCAGCGTGCTGATGGAGAGCGGGGGCCGCGCGGTGTTCCACACCGGGGACGTCAGCAACATCTCGACGCCAGTGGTGGACGCTGCGTGGCTGCCTGCTGCGGTCACGCCTGTGGATGCCGTGGTCTCCGAGAGCACCTACGGGGACACGCTGCTGCCCAGCCGCAAAGAACAGGTGCGCGCCTTCGTCACCGCCATCGGCGAGACCCTACGCGGGGGCGGGCGGGTGCTGATCCCATCCTTCGCCCTGGGCCGGGCGCAGGAGATCACCCAGATCCTTCAGACGGCCATGATGAGCGGGCTGCTGCCGAGTGTCCCAATCCACCTCGATGGCCTGACGCGGGGCATCACGGAAGCCTACGAGGACATGCTGCCGCTGCTGCCCGAGGCGCTCCAGAACCGCAGCAAAGTCAGCAAACAGCGCCCCTTCCTGACCGGCACCGTGAACCTGGTCAAGGACAGGCGCGAGCGGGATGGCATCCTGGCCTCGGAACGGCCTGCGGTGGTCATCGCTTCCAGTGGCATGCTCCACGCCGGGGCCAGTCCCCAGTACGCCCGTGCGTGGCTGCCACACGCCGAGAACGCGCTGTTCGTCGTTGGCTATCAGGATGCCGAGAGTCCAGGGCGCAGACTCCTCGAACTCCAGCAAGGCGGTGAGGTCATGCTGCCCGCGCAGAACGGCGGCAAGGGTGGGGGCGGTTTCGAGCCAGTGTCGGCCTACTCGCGGGTGGAGCGCTTCTACCTGTCGGCCCACGCGGACCGGGGCGGTCTACTCGGGATGATTGCGCGGTACGCGCCAGGGAAGGTGATCCTGACCCACGGCGAGCTGCGGGCGCGCAGCAACCTGGCGGGCTACCTGAACAGCAAGCACGATGTGGGGCTGCCCGAGGCCGGGGAGCTGGTGCCGCTCAAGGACAGCGGGAAGCGCCGGGGTTCATTCATGAATACGGCCCCGAAGAAGCTGGAGGCCATGAAGGAGCGCCACGCCCGGACCACCGTGAAGGTGCGCTATGACCCCGAGACGCACGAGGTCCGCATCGCGCTGCCAGACACGCTGGACGGCGCACTGTTCGGAGAGGGGGACTATACGCTGGAAGTGCTGCGCGGCAAGACCAGCCGGGTCAAGTTGCGCGAGCATGACGCCGAAGCGCTGGAAGGGCAGCGGCAGGCCGAGGAAGACCGCGCCGCTGAGGAGACCGTGGCGTAG
- a CDS encoding PadR family transcriptional regulator, protein MSTAPPTPPDANLLRGHLDLILLSIIQGPPKYGLEISKLAQTATDGYFDLKVGSLYPALHRLEKAGFVRSEFTNGPRSGNQVKAYTLTESGGRELAIRRAEFQTFTQQLGKLWTLTGGMT, encoded by the coding sequence ATGTCCACCGCACCGCCCACCCCGCCCGACGCCAACCTGCTGCGCGGTCACCTCGACCTGATCCTGCTCAGCATTATTCAGGGGCCGCCCAAATATGGCCTGGAGATCAGCAAACTGGCCCAGACCGCCACCGACGGTTACTTTGACCTGAAGGTGGGCAGCCTGTACCCAGCGCTGCACCGACTGGAGAAGGCGGGCTTTGTCCGCAGCGAATTTACCAACGGCCCACGCAGTGGCAATCAGGTCAAGGCGTACACCCTGACCGAAAGCGGCGGGCGCGAACTGGCCATCCGCCGCGCCGAATTCCAGACCTTCACGCAGCAACTGGGCAAACTGTGGACCCTGACCGGAGGCATGACATGA